AGCCTGGAGCCGAAGAGCCCGGCGGAGCCGGCGAGCCCGGCGGCGAAGAGCCGGGCGGCGGGACGGCCCCCGAGGGCGAAAGCCCAGAGGAGTAGTTCTCCGCAGGCAGCGGGCGCGGACCGCGCGGCCCCGCCCCGCCGCTTGACTGGCCGCCAGTGGAAGCCATCGGCGCACAGCGCACGGCGCCCGTCGCCATAGCGAGGCTGCGGGAGCTCGTTCCGCGCTACGCGCTGATCGCCCTCCTGCTGGCGATGCCGGTCGCCTTCGGCGTCCACGACCTGGCCACCGAGGGCGACCTCTCCCGCCTGGGCAACAACCTGGTGGACGGTCTGTCCAACGGCGCCATCTGGGCGCTGGTGGCCGTCGGCTACACGCTGGTCTACGGCATCATCGAGCTCATCAACTTCGCCCACGGCGAGGTGTTCATGATCGGCTCGTTCGTCGCGGTGGGGGTGTGGGGTGCGCTCGGCCTCGGGCTGACCACGGGCGTGCCGGGCCTGATCGCGGGGCTTGCGGTGGTGCTGGTCGTCGCCGCGGTGGCATGCGGCACGCTCAACACGATGATCGAGCGCGTCGCCTACCGGCCGTTGCGCCTCGCGCCGAGGCTCGCGGCGCTGATCACGGCAGTGGGCTTCTCGTTCATCCTGCGCAACGTCGGGCTGCTGTGGCTCGGCGGCTCGCCCGAGAGCGTCCCCGACCTGATCGGCTCCCAGAACGCCCTCTTCGAGCCGGCCGGCGTCACCGTCACCAACGGCGACGCGCTCGCCGTCCTCACGACGATCCCGCTCGTGCTCGCGCTCACCACCTTCCTCGCCCGCACACGCCTGGGCAAGGCGATGCGCGCCAGCGCCCAGGAACCCGATGCGGCGCGGCTCATGGGCGTCAACGTGGACACCACCATCTCGCTGACCTTCCTGCTCGGCGGGCTGATGGCGGGCGCGGCGGGCCTGATCTTCGCGCTCTACCAGACCACCATCTGGTACTTCCAGGGCTTCACCGCAGGGCTCATCGCCTTCACCGCGGCGGTCATGGGGGGGATCGGCAACCTCCGGGGAGCCGTGCTCGGGGGCCTGATCCTCGGATTCATCCAGCAGATCTCCGACAACCGGATCGGTTCCCAGTGGACGGCCGCCATCGTGTTCGCCTACCTCGTGGCGATCATGGTCGTCCGTCCGCAGGGCCTGCTGGGCGAGGAGACGCGGGAGGCCGGATGACCGTCGCCCTGCAGCGGGTGCGTGCGGTGGAGCACCTCAACCGCTACGCCACGGCGGCCGCGATCCTGTTCGCGGGGCTGCTGCCCTTCTTCTACGACAGCGGCAGTCCGTTCATCGAGGACGCCGTGATCGCGCTCGCCTACGTGGTGATGGCGCTCGGGTTGAACATCATCGTGGGCTTCGCCGGCCTGCTCGACCTGGGCTACGTGGCCTTCTTCGCCATCGGCGCCTACACGATCGGCGT
The sequence above is drawn from the Actinomycetota bacterium genome and encodes:
- a CDS encoding branched-chain amino acid ABC transporter permease; translated protein: MPVAFGVHDLATEGDLSRLGNNLVDGLSNGAIWALVAVGYTLVYGIIELINFAHGEVFMIGSFVAVGVWGALGLGLTTGVPGLIAGLAVVLVVAAVACGTLNTMIERVAYRPLRLAPRLAALITAVGFSFILRNVGLLWLGGSPESVPDLIGSQNALFEPAGVTVTNGDALAVLTTIPLVLALTTFLARTRLGKAMRASAQEPDAARLMGVNVDTTISLTFLLGGLMAGAAGLIFALYQTTIWYFQGFTAGLIAFTAAVMGGIGNLRGAVLGGLILGFIQQISDNRIGSQWTAAIVFAYLVAIMVVRPQGLLGEETREAG